The following proteins are co-located in the Apium graveolens cultivar Ventura chromosome 5, ASM990537v1, whole genome shotgun sequence genome:
- the LOC141659092 gene encoding protein MEI2-like 4 isoform X4, with protein sequence MPSERQVGFWKTESMPENHGLKGEGMLHTADSNLLGSSPLDNHGKKTNMVGPCYENGFFSSPFSELLSQKMTLSPSDAHNGRFFSSTSNYDEEEPLESLEEIEAQTIGDLLPSDEDLLLGVTDGFDYHTRPTNGNNIEDLDFFSSVGGFDLGEEKISLDRSTGRLGGSNGSIAGEHPSRTLFVRNINSNIEDIELQAIFAQYGDIRTLYTACKHRGFVMISYYDLRAAQNAMKALQNKLLKHRKLDIHFSIPKDNPSEKDCNQGTLEVSKLDFAVTNDEFRQLFGVYGDIKEIRDVPYRSHHKLIEFYDFRSAEAALRALNRSQLAGKLDLRHPDGNTSFMQSFPELRQDEFSPYLQQSSSHNFTTGFGGPASHGQVTSFSMENSDVLDADYSKGAPFGQYQDIAFQNGILCSVPSNLSSVIHQSSIPESGHLLNKKSMEIPSALNFHPYSLPDYHDDSAFLSTGNESYAPPAPPHYMWNSSPKPQGMTWSNSPSYVNGICSPQHLQRLHTVHRPPYHMLSTNLPINSHQAGSAPSVDPSLWDIRHVYAGESPDASSFQQGSVGNMRMTSNSLHPLEIISPNIFPSFGGNCLNLSIASKVLQSPQNSIMYPSSSQMYPRMSPFDSSRERLKGHRNEGRSSQADNKKQFELDIDRIIRGEDKRTTLMIKNIPNKYTSKMLLAAIDERHRGTYDFIYLPIDFKNKCNVGYAFINMTDPSLIIPFFQAFNGKKWEKFNSEKVASLAYARIQGKASLIAHFQNSSLMNEDKRCRPILFKTEGPNAGDQVPFPMGVHVRCKSTKNRTGMNDKNQSESSAYTSTEEEYLSGDSSSRSSRDAD encoded by the exons ATGCCATCTGAG AGACAAGTTGGATTCTGGAAGACAGAAAGCATGCCTGAAAACCACG GCTTAAAAGGAGAAGGAATGCTGCATACAGCAGATAGCAATCTTCTTGGTTCATCACCACTGGACAATC ACGGGAAGAAAACTAATATGGTGGGTCCTTGTTACGAGAATGGCTTCTTTTCAAGCCCTTTTTCGGAGCTATTGAGTCAGAAGA TGACATTGTCACCCAGTGATGCTCATAATGGCCGCTTCTTTTCTTCTACTTCCAACTATGACGAAGAGGAACCACTTGAATCACTAGAAGAAATTGAGGCCCAAACTATTGGAGATCTTCTTCCTAGTGACGAGGACTTGCTTCTGGGGGTGACTGATGGTTTTGACTATCACACTCGACCTACTAATGGGAATAATATAGAAGATTTGGACTTTTTTAGCAGTGTTGGAGGGTTTGACTTGGGAGAAGAAAAAATAAGTTTGGACAGATCAACTGGCAGGTTGGGGGGATCAAATGGTTCAATCGCTGGGGAACACCCATCTAGAACACTTTTTGTGAGGAATATAAATAGCAATATTGAAGATATTGAATTGCAAGCTATTTTTGCT CAATACGGAGACATCCGCACTCTCTATACAGCTTGCAAGCATCGAGGCTTCGTTATGATATCATATTATGATCTAAGAGCAGCCCAAAATGCCATGAAAGCACTTCAAAACAAGTTACTAAAGCATAGAAAGCTTGACATACATTTCTCGATTCCAAAG GACAACCCTTCAGAGAAAGATTGCAACCAAGGTACTCTTGAAGTTTCTAAGCTTGATTTTGCTGTGACAAATGATGAATTCCGGCAACTATTTGGTGTGTATGGAGACATCAAGGAG ATTCGTGATGTTCCATATAGGTCTCATCACAAATTGATAGAATTCTATGATTTTAGATCTGCTGAGGCTGCTCTTCGTGCATTAAACAGGAGTCAATTGGCAGGGAAGCTTGATCTAAGACATCCTGATGGTAATACAAG TTTTATGCAGTCATTTCCTGAGCTCAGGCAAGATGAATTCAGTCCATATCTGCAACAAAGTAGTTCCCATAATTTCACTACAGGATTTGGTG GACCAGCTTCACATGGGCAAGTAACATCATTTAGTATGGAGAACAGCGATGTACTGGATGCTGACTATTCAAAGGGAGCCCCGTTTGGTCAATATCAAGATATCGCATTTCAAAATGGGATATTATGTAGTGTTCCAAGTAACTTATCCTCTGTCATACATCAGTCCAGCATTCCTGAATCTGGTCACTTGTTAAACAAAAAAAGCATGGAAATTCCCAGTGCACTAAATTTCCATCCATATTCACTTCCAGACTATCATGATGATTCTG CTTTTTTATCTACTGGAAATGAAAGTTATGCCCCTCCTGCACCACCTCATTATATGTGGAATAGTTCACCTAAGCCTCAGGGGATGACGTGGTCGAATTCACCATCATATGTTAATGGGATTTGTTCTCCTCAGCACTTGCAAAGACTGCATACAGTTCATAGACCACCGTATCATATGTTGAGTACAAATTTACCCATAAATAGCCATCAGGCGGGATCGGCTCCATCTGTTGATCCTTCTCTTTGGGACATAAGGCATGTCTATGCAGGGGAATCCCCTGATGCTTCATCTTTTCAACAAGGATCCGTTGGAAATATGAGAATGACTAGCAACTCACTGCATCCTTTAGAAATTATTTCTCCAAACATCTTTCCCAGTTTTGGTGGAAATTGTTTGAACCTGTCAATTGCTTCAAAAGTACTGCAATCACCTCAGAACTCTATCATGTATCCCAGCAGCAGTCAAATGTATCCTAGGATGAGCCCATTTGATTCTTCTCGTGAACGATTGAAGGGCCACCGAAATGAAGGACGTTCCAGTCAGGCTGACAACAAGAAACAGTTCGAGCTTGACATTGACCGCATAATCCGCGGTGAAGACAAGCGGACAACACTCATGATAAAGAACATTCCCAATAA ATATACTTCAAAAATGCTCTTGGCTGCAATAGATGAGCGTCATCGAGGGACTTATGATTTTATCTACTTGCCCATTGATTTTAAG AATAAATGCAATGTGGGTTATGCATTTATAAACATGACTGATCCTTCCTTGATAATACCATTCTTTCAG GCATTTAATGGGAAGAAATGGGAAAAATTCAATAGTGAAAAGGTAGCATCACTAGCTTATGCGCGCATACAGGGAAAAGCTTCCCTTATCGCCCACTTTCAGAATTCAAGCTTGATGAATGAGGATAAGCGCTGCCGTCCGATTCTGTTTAAAACAGAAGGACCCAATGCAGGTGATCAG GTGCCATTTCCTATGGGCGTACATGTTCGTTGCAAATCCACGAAAAACCGAACTGGCATGAATGATAAGAATCAGTCAGAAAGCTCAGCATACACAAGTACTGAAGAGGAATATTTAAGTGGGGACTCTTCTTCACGTTCATCAAGAGATGCAGATTAA
- the LOC141659092 gene encoding protein MEI2-like 4 isoform X5: protein MPSEVHALSPSSYFSERQVGFWKTESMPENHVSPGLKGEGMLHTADSNLLGSSPLDNHGKKTNMVGPCYENGFFSSPFSELLSQKMTLSPSDAHNGRFFSSTSNYDEEEPLESLEEIEAQTIGDLLPSDEDLLLGVTDGFDYHTRPTNGNNIEDLDFFSSVGGFDLGEEKISLDRSTGRLGGSNGSIAGEHPSRTLFVRNINSNIEDIELQAIFAQYGDIRTLYTACKHRGFVMISYYDLRAAQNAMKALQNKLLKHRKLDIHFSIPKDNPSEKDCNQGTLEVSKLDFAVTNDEFRQLFGVYGDIKEIRDVPYRSHHKLIEFYDFRSAEAALRALNRSQLAGKLDLRHPDGNTSFMQSFPELRQDEFSPYLQQSSSHNFTTGFGGPASHGQVTSFSMENSDVLDADYSKGAPFGQYQDIAFQNGILCSVPSNLSSVIHQSSIPESGHLLNKKSMEIPSALNFHPYSLPDYHDDSAFLSTGNESYAPPAPPHYMWNSSPKPQGMTWSNSPSYVNGICSPQHLQRLHTVHRPPYHMLSTNLPINSHQAGSAPSVDPSLWDIRHVYAGESPDASSFQQGSVGNMRMTSNSLHPLEIISPNIFPSFGGNCLNLSIASKVLQSPQNSIMYPSSSQMYPRMSPFDSSRERLKGHRNEGRSSQADNKKQFELDIDRIIRGEDKRTTLMIKNIPNKYTSKMLLAAIDERHRGTYDFIYLPIDFKASVFSLSVRSLVVQFEVVEQGQLFEQLMLLHGIFFRLIHN from the exons ATGCCATCTGAGGTACATGCCTTGTCTCCGTCGTCATATTTTTCTGAG AGACAAGTTGGATTCTGGAAGACAGAAAGCATGCCTGAAAACCACG TTTCGCCAGGCTTAAAAGGAGAAGGAATGCTGCATACAGCAGATAGCAATCTTCTTGGTTCATCACCACTGGACAATC ACGGGAAGAAAACTAATATGGTGGGTCCTTGTTACGAGAATGGCTTCTTTTCAAGCCCTTTTTCGGAGCTATTGAGTCAGAAGA TGACATTGTCACCCAGTGATGCTCATAATGGCCGCTTCTTTTCTTCTACTTCCAACTATGACGAAGAGGAACCACTTGAATCACTAGAAGAAATTGAGGCCCAAACTATTGGAGATCTTCTTCCTAGTGACGAGGACTTGCTTCTGGGGGTGACTGATGGTTTTGACTATCACACTCGACCTACTAATGGGAATAATATAGAAGATTTGGACTTTTTTAGCAGTGTTGGAGGGTTTGACTTGGGAGAAGAAAAAATAAGTTTGGACAGATCAACTGGCAGGTTGGGGGGATCAAATGGTTCAATCGCTGGGGAACACCCATCTAGAACACTTTTTGTGAGGAATATAAATAGCAATATTGAAGATATTGAATTGCAAGCTATTTTTGCT CAATACGGAGACATCCGCACTCTCTATACAGCTTGCAAGCATCGAGGCTTCGTTATGATATCATATTATGATCTAAGAGCAGCCCAAAATGCCATGAAAGCACTTCAAAACAAGTTACTAAAGCATAGAAAGCTTGACATACATTTCTCGATTCCAAAG GACAACCCTTCAGAGAAAGATTGCAACCAAGGTACTCTTGAAGTTTCTAAGCTTGATTTTGCTGTGACAAATGATGAATTCCGGCAACTATTTGGTGTGTATGGAGACATCAAGGAG ATTCGTGATGTTCCATATAGGTCTCATCACAAATTGATAGAATTCTATGATTTTAGATCTGCTGAGGCTGCTCTTCGTGCATTAAACAGGAGTCAATTGGCAGGGAAGCTTGATCTAAGACATCCTGATGGTAATACAAG TTTTATGCAGTCATTTCCTGAGCTCAGGCAAGATGAATTCAGTCCATATCTGCAACAAAGTAGTTCCCATAATTTCACTACAGGATTTGGTG GACCAGCTTCACATGGGCAAGTAACATCATTTAGTATGGAGAACAGCGATGTACTGGATGCTGACTATTCAAAGGGAGCCCCGTTTGGTCAATATCAAGATATCGCATTTCAAAATGGGATATTATGTAGTGTTCCAAGTAACTTATCCTCTGTCATACATCAGTCCAGCATTCCTGAATCTGGTCACTTGTTAAACAAAAAAAGCATGGAAATTCCCAGTGCACTAAATTTCCATCCATATTCACTTCCAGACTATCATGATGATTCTG CTTTTTTATCTACTGGAAATGAAAGTTATGCCCCTCCTGCACCACCTCATTATATGTGGAATAGTTCACCTAAGCCTCAGGGGATGACGTGGTCGAATTCACCATCATATGTTAATGGGATTTGTTCTCCTCAGCACTTGCAAAGACTGCATACAGTTCATAGACCACCGTATCATATGTTGAGTACAAATTTACCCATAAATAGCCATCAGGCGGGATCGGCTCCATCTGTTGATCCTTCTCTTTGGGACATAAGGCATGTCTATGCAGGGGAATCCCCTGATGCTTCATCTTTTCAACAAGGATCCGTTGGAAATATGAGAATGACTAGCAACTCACTGCATCCTTTAGAAATTATTTCTCCAAACATCTTTCCCAGTTTTGGTGGAAATTGTTTGAACCTGTCAATTGCTTCAAAAGTACTGCAATCACCTCAGAACTCTATCATGTATCCCAGCAGCAGTCAAATGTATCCTAGGATGAGCCCATTTGATTCTTCTCGTGAACGATTGAAGGGCCACCGAAATGAAGGACGTTCCAGTCAGGCTGACAACAAGAAACAGTTCGAGCTTGACATTGACCGCATAATCCGCGGTGAAGACAAGCGGACAACACTCATGATAAAGAACATTCCCAATAA ATATACTTCAAAAATGCTCTTGGCTGCAATAGATGAGCGTCATCGAGGGACTTATGATTTTATCTACTTGCCCATTGATTTTAAGGCAAGTGTGTTCTCATTATCAGTGCGGTCACTTGTAGTTCAGTTTGAAGTTGTTGAGCAAGGGCAATT GTTTGAACAACTcatgttattgcatgggatatTTTTCCGTCTGATACATAACTAA